Part of the Brassica oleracea var. oleracea cultivar TO1000 chromosome C8, BOL, whole genome shotgun sequence genome is shown below.
CGGAAACTGAAGCCGGCGAAAGCGGAGCTAACGAAGCCCTCGCCTCCCGGAAACTAGACCGGCGGCGATGGATCTGTAGAAACCTCCACCTCCCGGGAAACCCTAATCTGACAAACCAACATCACCCCACCTCACCCTTCACCCAGTCGCGTCGTTACTCCAGCCACCGCGCCACCGCATGTGTCTGTTCACTCCCCGAGTTGACAGAGCTCCGACAAAACGAACAGAGAGAGAAGGTGAAGAAGAAGTCGGGGAACGTTTCTAACCAAAAGAAAATGGGCTCCGGCGACGGCACGGACGCTCACGCGTCGGCCGTACGCCGGATCCAAAACCAAACTGTCTTTTCACCCTTTTTCTTTTTAAATACATTGCATTCACCCTGCATTCTTATTGTACTTATTTATATATAAAAATTCGCTGTTCAAAAATTAAAAATATACTAAATTCACATAAGATGTTGTATAAATTAGATGAAATTTTTCAAGATGCAATCGCGAAAGTGGTGTGAAATTAAGTGATGATGGAGAGTAGAAGACTACAACTAGCAATTTCAGTTTATAAGAAAAAATTAACAAGCTATAATGTATATACTGATACACATATGTAGAGTATTAATGGTCTAATGTGGAATTTCAATAGTGAAAATTCTCTATGTAGGTTTATGTCATAGAACATAGATCGAGTCTCCCATTTATTTACGGTCACTATAAATTCTTCACTAGTCACTACAGAGATATATATGACAACACGACAATATGGATTAGAGAAAAGATAAAGAAACCATAAGCAAATCGGTTTATTCTCTACATTACATGAAATCTAAATATCTTGAAGTATTTTGAATGATAAAATAAAGGGTAAAATCAATGGACACATGAATTATGCATATATTAAACATAGTAGTACTAAGAAATAGTTCCCACGGAAATCCCACGTGTTACATATAGTTTAATCATATGGAATACAGTCACGTGTTGTATATCCACAAAACAAATGCAGAAATAATATCTTTTTCAATTAAAATATTTGTTGTCCAACGTAGGAGCCGGCTGGACCAACTTCCAGATTTAATAATAAGAATTTTTTTTTTTTTTTTTTTTTTTTTGATAATTCTGGTATCTGGGCAGCCACATTTCCAACTATCCCCGAAAGTGGTTCAGCACCCCAACGAAAGGGACGTTAAATCTGTTGTGTCCAAGGCTCGAATCCGGGTAGCGGGAAGTACAGCTGTACCTCCTTTACCTTAAGTTTTCACTCAGTCTTGTACTCTTGTTAAAAACATCAATAATTAATAAACAATTAGTACTATTATGGGGGACAAGCCTTGTATAATTAATTCTTCATTTTACTAAAACGTCCAATTAGGTAACGAAGAGGGTCCCGGACCATTATGGTTATTTAATATAATGGGGTCAAGCTCACACTAAAACCATCCTCTATATTTTCCTATAAAATAGAAATTTCTGTTATAAAAGTAGATTTGCTCCAATGTATAACTACTCTATAATAGAATTTCTTTATTTTAGAAAAAAATATAAAAGAACGTTATTTTTTGTCTCTATGTTTAGAGATGAAAATACAAATTTTTATATTTTTCTCTATAAATAAAAAACTTTTATTATAAAAGCATACATTAGAGCAAATCCATTTTTATAAGAGCATTTTCAATGTATGTCTCTATATTTTCCTCTAAAATAGAGATCTTTATAATATATAGGTAGATTTACTCTAATGTATGACTCTATAATAAAGTTTCTCTATTATAGAGGAAAATATAGAATAATGTTATTTTTCGTCTCTATATTTAGAAGTGAAAATAACACATCGTTATATTTTTCTGTATAAATAAAGAAACTCTATTATACAAGCATACATTGGAGCAAATTCACTTTCATAATGGAAATTTTATATTTTAGCGGAAAATATATAGATTAAAATAGAGGTGGTTTGAAAATAGTTTAATAGAAATTCTTTATTTTAAAGGAAAATATAGAAATAAAAATAGAGGTGGGTATGGTCTAAAAAGCTAATAATATACACTCATAATGATTACATGGCAATAAGCCTTGATACAAACAACGGTGTGTTACGCGCGTAGATTTCGCATTATGCGAGTCCCATAAAGCCATAACCGTAGCCTATATATATTCTTCTTCACTTCTCTGCTTCATAACTCCCAACCAAAAAAAAAAACAACACAAGCATAACTTAGACAAACAAACAAAAAGACTTTTAATTCGAACAATCTTTAAACAAACCACTGTTCTCAGAGTTACCCAGTGAGATCATTCGATTTTTTTAACAGTGGTTTCACTTTCTAAAAGTTAAACCGAGAGTTAGTTTTTCTTTTTTACCGACGAACTAGCGTTCTAATGGATAACAACGATGATATTATGCTGGCGGAGATGAGGCCGAAGAAGCGTGCGGGGAGGATAGTGTTCAAGGAGACACGTCACCCAGTTTACAGAGGAATACGGCGTAGGAACGGCGACAAATGGGTCTGCGAAATCCGAGAGCCGACGCACCAACGCCGCATTTGGCTAGGGACTTATCCCACGGCGGAGATGGCGGCGCGTGCACACGACGTGGCGGCTTTTGCTCTGCGCGGGAGATCCGCGTGTTTGAATTTCGCCGACTCCGCCTGGCGTCTTCCGGTGCCGGAATCAACCGATCCAGATGTCATAAGGAGAGTGGCTGCGGAAGCAGCAGAGATGTTCAGGCCGACGGAGTTCGAGAGTGGGATCACGGTTTTGCCCTCTTACGGCAATGAGGTGTATTTGGGCTCTGGTTCGGGATGGGAGGAGAGGAATATGTATGGATATGTGGAAGAAGAAGAAGTCTCGACGACGATGAGGAGACTGGCGTCTGAGCCGTTAATGTCACCGCCACGATCTTATATGGAAGGCATGACTTCTAATGCTTACATGGGAGAAGAGATGTGTTGTGAAGACACATCACTGTGGAGTTACAGTTATTAAGCGGGACGCACATTTTATTTACATTATATTTGAATATATACTATATAAAATGTGTGCTAGCAATAGTATGCGAGTTGTTAAGATTTATCTTCTGAGGTGTAGATCCTTTGTTTGAGTTACAAGGTTCCTTGATGGAATAATTTTGTATTGTTTAGTATAAGAAGATCTTATAAAATGATTTGATGAATCTATATACAAACAAAAGCATACGCCTAATTCGTAATTGTTATTGAAATGCCTATATGCAACTCAAGTACAAACATATTCAAGAGATGGTGGAAAAGGGGATTACACCACCTAAAAGCTTGGAGAATCTATATTTTAAGCCCAAGAGGCTTCAACCTTGACAATGATCCAGTAACCTATGATGAATACCGTGTATTTAAAAAAAACAGGTGAGGGTGTGTTAGAAAACCAAGTTTTTACTTTTTAACTTCTGCCTACATGTTTTATTTTGTTTGTTGTGTGTTCTTATTTACATATACTTAGTAGTTATAGATTAAAAATGAAAACATCAACAAACCAATCGTTCAGCGTTTGTAGTCCAACGGTTAGGATAATTGCCTTCCAAGCAATAGACCCGGGTTCGACCCCCGGCAGACGCATCCTTTTTTGATCTTCATCAAAATCATTTTCAATTAATCACAAGCAATAACTTTTTCTAAATTAAATTCAAACCACACCCTATTTCTGGGACATCTCCGGTTGTTTTTACAGTTCGGTCAGTTTCCATGGAAAGATTTTTACTAAAGAACAGAGACAAAACAAGACCAAAATCAGTTGTGTACAGAGAATAATTAATGCTCATAAGAGTCTTCTTTGTTACTAGCAGACAAGTGACAATGTGAGAGATGGAGCCGTGGGAATATGAGTGCAAGATGCCCATCGGATTATCGACTCAGTGACTGCAACATCAACCACCAACTGGTCTAGCTCACCTATTCCTATGGTCCTGTTTCTTTTGCTGTGCAGACCTGATATCCTTGACCAGTTTCCTCTTTCCCTTCTTGTCTCCGTCTTTCCTGCTGCTTCTATCTGACTCTCACCTTCTTCCTCGCGCTTCTCAGGCTGTGAACAAGAATCTGGTGAAGGCAGTAACCTCTTCGGGCTTGAGTCTGTAAAAAGGGGACAAGATTATTGGATCAGCTCTTTCACATAATAGATTTTTGTGGTTCCACTGCAAACACTGATAAAAAATAATAATACTAATGCAAACTCTTTCCAACAATACTAATACTGATGGAAACTCTATATAACTATACATAGCAGTCCAGGAAGAGTGAAAAAGGAGGAAGTACCTCGAAGTTTCTCATCTGTTTCATGAGTATTGTTGTTCTGTGTTGTCGCTGGACTCGGACTAAAGAAGGTAAAGCTTGGCATAGATGGGAGTGTTGACTCAAGTTGTTCCCCACCAAAACCAGAAGTTGGCAGCGCTACGTTGTTGTTATCCGCAGGTAAGAAAGAGGAGAATGATGATCTACAATCGTTATCAATCGATTCCTCTAACTGCCCCATGCTAAAGCTATAGTCTTGCTCCCGAGAAACATACTCTATGGAGAAAGAACATCCACCACTCTCCAACCCTTCACATCCAACCCCATCTTGACCATATTGTTCTTGTCCTGGCTCAGATAACTCATCCATCCAAGTGTGAGCTGCACACAAATCATCATTTCAAGCCTTATATTCCAACAAGTTGAAATGATAGATCAGGATGGCATACCTAAAACACCATCCGCCGTTAGCCTCTGGGAAGGATCAACACATAGCATTCCACGGATCAAATCCTTGGCGTATGAGGTTATATTACCCCACGGCTCTGCAGAAAACCTCAAATCTGCTGCCCTGACAGCATCAAAAATCTTTGACTTAGTCTTTCCCCAAAAGGGAGGCACTCCACTGAGAAGAATGTACAAAATAACCCCTGCACTCCATACATCAGCAGCTTCGTTATATCCTCCTGACAACACTTCCGGTGCTATATAAAACGGACTACCAACAGTCCCGTTTAGCTTCTCACCTGTTTCATTACAAAAAACCACATCTTAGAACACACAACAACGTCCATGAAGGTGAGAGAGATAGTTATCTATCTTACCTGGCTTTATATAGGTTGCAAGACCAAAATCAGCTAATTTAATAGGAGAGGAAGAAGCCACTGTGGCCATGAGAATGTTCTCAGGCTTCAAGTCCCTATGGACAATACCATTATCATGACAAAACTTCACCACTTGCATCAAATGCTTAAACAGCAACCTGGCACGAACCTCCGAGTACCTTCCATACTTCTCAAGCTTGTGGAAAAGCTCACCTCCCGCACAAAGCTCCATCACAAGATGCACATAGTCCTCCTCCTCGTAAACCGCTTTTAGATCCACAACGTTAGGGTGGCCAGCTAACTTAGCCATGATGGCAATCTCGAGTTTGATGCTTTTCATGTCCTCCTGCGTAACAAGTCTGTCTTTAGAGATGGACTTGCAAGCAAGCTTCTCTCCAGTGAACTTATCAGAACACACTCTGATCACACCGAACTGACCCAAGCCTAACTGTTCCCCAAGCACGTAACGGTCTTTTAAGCTGGAGACGTTAACCGGGTTTAGAATGGTTTGGGTGAGGGTTGCAACTTTGTAGCAGTTGCAGAATTCAAATAAAGGTGGGCTTGTGTTCTCCTTATCAGCTAAGTCCATTCCCATATCCAAAAGATCAAAAACCTAACTTGTGATTCAGCTATAGAGCAACCTTCTCTTCAGCTATAGCATCCTCTGATCTGTAATAGTTTAAAGACCTTAAACCTCAGATCCAAGCAACTAAAAATGGAAAGGTTTCAGCTTTGGATGAAAACAGAACAAATAAGTCAAATTTTTTATTGAGACCCAGATAAAATGATTTCGAGCTCAAAAGTCCTATTGAATACGCAAACCCTCGAATTGAATCGTGATAATGCATCCCCATCTCGAATTTAGCAACAAAGACGAAAACTTGCGGAGATTCATGAAAAAAAAAATTGAAAATTTATGAAAAAGTTTTACCCTTTTTACAGCAGAAGAAGAGGAATCCGTCGAGGAGAAAGCAACAGGTATAGGTCTCGCAGCGAATAGAGCAGACCTAGTCGTCTTCTCTAGTCTCTCTCAATCTATCTCTCTCTTTAGCCTCTTTCAAAAACAATGTCGTGTCAACTGGTTACCGGGAGAACCAGCTTCACGTTTTCTTCTTACTTAGCGAGATGATTTTTATTTATTACAGTTTAGACCACTTGTTTTTGTTTAATTCTAATTACACCTCATTCTTTTTGATTTTAGAATTTTAACCATTCGCGACGCGAGAAACCATTTATCCATCCACTTATAGCATCTCCGATGGAGGTTCTTCTCATTGGAGTTCTTAATATATGTATTATGTATTAAGAATCCCAACGGGAAAAAGCCCTGTTGGAAGTGCTCTTACCAGTACCATCTCTACAAGTCTGAATCAAATATTCTCAGTAGATCATTCAATGTTATAGTGTAGTCTTCCCTCTAAATTATTCGACCTTTTGGATTTGTCTGGAGGAAAAAAAGGAAACATATCCAACGCGAAAAAAGATGGGACCTATACCAACTAGCTTTTATGACGATAGTTAGCTCAACAACCAATTAAAGCATGCCACGTGGTATTTTACTGACCGTATGAATCAAACGGGGACCTAGCTGTCGTCAACATTTGTTTCCTCTTTGCGACGCTGTCTGAGAAACTCCGTGTTGACTACTAAACTAATTGAATTTACTTTAGTTTTATTTAGCCTCACAATACTATAGTTTAATGATAAATCACTAGAGTTAGTTGACTTTGTCTATGATTTTGAGAACCAGAGGGAGAAGTCCATCTGTATTTCATGTTTGATTAGCTGTACAAGCATAGTCTGAAAGGATTATAATTATATTTAAACTAATCTTTCAGACACAGAGTATATAATGCTGAGGAATTAATTAGCACGAGGAGATTCCGCGTAATTTGTGACTTGAATTACGAATATTTAATACAACTATTTTGCCTTTGTTGGAAACAAAAACGTTTGCAATAGTTTTAGAAATATTGAAGCCCATTGGTTTCAGGTTGGAACCTCTCCATCACGTCCCTCACCGTGATAAATTATACATGAAGAAAACCGTTTCATATCTAATATGTATCCACCTGATAATTTCGCCGTCATTGGTTGATTAATCTAAGAATCAATAAAATTAACTTTACTGCATGATATAAACCTCCTCCGAGAATCTTTCGTATAAGTCCCACCCAACATAAAACAATATTTTTTTTCTTATAACAAGAGATGGAAAAAGCAAATGAATACTACAAACATCAAGAAGGCTAGGCTAGCAAAACACATAGCAGGTCAATATTAGGATGACAAAATATTAAGGAGTCTAGCTATTACTATAAAGTATAAAACGTGAGAAATCTGAGAGATTAATTAATAAGGTCTTCTTCCATTTTACAATTTTAGAAAGTATTTTATAAACTCTTAATTTACAGAAAACAAACAAGGGTATTTTGTCCATATAGATGATTTAGCGGTCTAAGTCTTTAGTTATATAGAACTTAGAAATTCATTGTGATAGATTAAAGTAACCATTTTAAAAAACTCTAGCGTTTTTTTTGTAAACTTGCTACTTGCCAATTGTTAGTTGTTTTTTCTGGTTCATAATGTTTTATTTGCACACACTTGCTTAATGTGGTTACTGTTAGAAATTATCACATGCACATGACACAATTCAACGAAATGAAAGTACCTTGATCAAGAAGAAGTAGTGTTGACTTCATCATCATGACTCCGATTATGAAGAGTTATATCACAATTGCATACATATTTTATACATTCATGTAGATGTATAACTTAAAGCCGGGCCAGTAACAACACAAGGCCACCGAAACTTGTAAACATCCCAAAAACAAAACAAAAAAAGAGAGAAAAGAAGAAATCCCATTTGTTTTTTCAAGGTCAAAACCATAATTTCAGCGAAAATTGGCGCCACTCTTGTAAGTCATACCGGCGTTCCAGTTAGCCGGAGCAACGTTCCAAGCGTAGACGGTTTCACCGGTTGTGTAAGAAGTAACCCGGAAAGAAAGAGACTGACCATAGAGAGAGGAAAAAGCTTGGTAAGAGGCTCCCCAGTTGTGGCTCATGCTTATCCAATTCGTCCGGCTACCTTTCACGGCCATGCTTTTTATGTCTCCTGCGCCGCCGACATTCATGACGAAGACGAGAAGCCAATAAGAATTGCCTTGGAATTGAAACCTCATACCTCCACTTCTTTTGCATGGGACTCTACATATATCAACCGCATAGCATACATTAGTTACACGTTTTGGAGAATGGTTATCTTAGTGTCGTATATATATAGTAAGATGATTATAAACATTTATACAAATATTTGTGAAATGAGATATATACCTTCGGTATGCAACAGGGATGATACCGGCCCTCCAGTAAGCGAGTTTCATGAAAGCCGGTTTAGCCATATCGAAATGGGTTCTAGGAGGATTGCACCAACCACCATTGTTGGAGTCTTGGTACCAATTAGGAGGGCAAAGGTTGGTGGCTGT
Proteins encoded:
- the LOC106310149 gene encoding dehydration-responsive element-binding protein 1F, producing the protein MDNNDDIMLAEMRPKKRAGRIVFKETRHPVYRGIRRRNGDKWVCEIREPTHQRRIWLGTYPTAEMAARAHDVAAFALRGRSACLNFADSAWRLPVPESTDPDVIRRVAAEAAEMFRPTEFESGITVLPSYGNEVYLGSGSGWEERNMYGYVEEEEVSTTMRRLASEPLMSPPRSYMEGMTSNAYMGEEMCCEDTSLWSYSY
- the LOC106312763 gene encoding calcium-dependent protein kinase 26-like encodes the protein MGMDLADKENTSPPLFEFCNCYKVATLTQTILNPVNVSSLKDRYVLGEQLGLGQFGVIRVCSDKFTGEKLACKSISKDRLVTQEDMKSIKLEIAIMAKLAGHPNVVDLKAVYEEEDYVHLVMELCAGGELFHKLEKYGRYSEVRARLLFKHLMQVVKFCHDNGIVHRDLKPENILMATVASSSPIKLADFGLATYIKPGEKLNGTVGSPFYIAPEVLSGGYNEAADVWSAGVILYILLSGVPPFWGKTKSKIFDAVRAADLRFSAEPWGNITSYAKDLIRGMLCVDPSQRLTADGVLAHTWMDELSEPGQEQYGQDGVGCEGLESGGCSFSIEYVSREQDYSFSMGQLEESIDNDCRSSFSSFLPADNNNVALPTSGFGGEQLESTLPSMPSFTFFSPSPATTQNNNTHETDEKLRDSSPKRLLPSPDSCSQPEKREEEGESQIEAAGKTETRRERGNWSRISGLHSKRNRTIGIGELDQLVVDVAVTESIIRWASCTHIPTAPSLTLSLVC
- the LOC106311068 gene encoding expansin-A7-like; the protein is MGLISSSWSFKKFFAIVFVAFAISGEFVAGYYRPSPWRYAHATFYGDETGSETMGGACGYGNLFNSGYGLDTAALSTTLFKDGYGCGQCFQIVCVNSKHCNYGRPSTVVTATNLCPPNWYQDSNNGGWCNPPRTHFDMAKPAFMKLAYWRAGIIPVAYRRVPCKRSGGMRFQFQGNSYWLLVFVMNVGGAGDIKSMAVKGSRTNWISMSHNWGASYQAFSSLYGQSLSFRVTSYTTGETVYAWNVAPANWNAGMTYKSGANFR